AAGTATATTAATTAATTTTTTTGTGTAGTATGTGCTTCAATTAAGGTCATTTTATAATTTTATCTCTGAGTCTTAGCGAACAATAGCCATTATTAAATATAGTAGGAATTAAAATGTTATTTTAGTATGTAGTATTGAATGGGAATAAAGTAAAAGGTGGCTAAAAATTAGGTTTAAAACGAATCTCTAATAAGAATATCATGAGAATAAATGTTTTTTAATAATGTTTGTGAGCGTTATCTATGTGTAGGCTCATGTAAAAAGTTTTAAGGATGTGATAGTAGAAGATAGTATAATGTATGATCTGATAATTACGCTAAATTTTAAGAAGTATAGGAAAAAGCAGTAAATACATTTTTTACTCCGTCTATTGCATGTGCTATTTTTTCGGCGCATTTACTTTCTTCATGAGTAACTTGTCCCAAAAGAAATACTTCTTTGTTCTCTGTAATTATTTTAATATTGGAGGCATGTATATTACTTTTTATAAAAAAATTTAAGCGTATTTGAGTACTAATCCAAATATCTGTAAGAATAGATTGTATGCATATTGGTTTATCTTGACGAATTGCATTATAAATGTTTTTTGTTCCATTAATTTTCATTACTGTTTTTATAGCTTCTTCAGCGCAAGACATAGAATGAGTTTGTCCAGTCAATAACACATTGCCTTGGTATACAGCGTTTTTTATTCTTGTTGATTTTTTAATGTGTTTGTTTTTTTTAAGAGCATAAGCAATATGATTTTCTAAGATATTATCATCTAATTGCGTGCCTATAGTACGAGGATCATTCCATGCTGTAGTTATAAATGCTGCAGTCCCAATAGCTAACATACCTGAACAACAAGCTTGTAACATTAATATAGAAAATAAAATTAATAATGCCTGTGATATATGACATGAAGTATTCATGTGCACGCATTCACGTATTCGAAACCGAAAAATATAATACTAATGTTGGTTTTTATTAGATTGATGAGTAGACTTATTTTAAATACACTATTTTGAGATGTAAAGCTAGCAATAGTAATTATGTCATAGATATAGTATAATATAATCATTAAAGTATATATAAAAGTTATAATATATTTTTAAAATTTATTTTAAATATTTAATCATATTTACAATTTGTTTTTAGAGTATACCACATGAATAGAGGATTTTGTTGAAAAATTATGTTATAATTAAAAATTGTTGTTATTTAATGTTGTCAAATACATTAAAAGTATATTTTGAGAGCTGCACACTAGAAATATATTAGAATTTTTTAAAAAAATAAGATTAATTCATTAAATTTAATATTATTTATCCGCATATTTGTAGTGCAATTTAATTGCAATAGATAATGGGTTGAGTTATTTGTATTTTTATAAAAATTCCGTATTAGAATGATAAATTAGTATGTTGAAGTTTTAATAAAGAATGTGCAAATATTTTTTGTTTATTTGATAAGTATGAGATCTATTGTAGTAGATATTGATATGTGAAGAATATGCTGCCATCAATACCCAATTTTGTATCTGCGTTGTATATAGTGCCGACTCCTATTGGAAATTTACAAGACATTACGTATCGGGCTTTATCAGTGTTACGTCAAGTAGACTGTATTGCAGCAGAGGATACACGTCGTACTCGTATATTGTTAGATTTTTTTTCTATTCATACATCTTTATATATATTACATCAGCACAATGAATACAAAAGAATACCAATGTTAATCTCAAAACTACAAAGAGGATTGAGTATCGCTTTGGTTTCCGATGCGGGTACTCCATTGATTAATGATCCAGGATATTGTTTAGTGCAATCTTGTCAGAAATTAAAAATTCGAGTTATTCCTTTGCCTGGTCCATGTGCTGCTATTACTGCATTGTGTGGATCTGGTTTACCATCGGATCGTTTTTGTTTTGAAGGATTTTTACCACATAAACATAAATTACGCATAGATCGTTTACGAGATTTATCAGAAGAATCACGTACATTAATTTTTTATGATGTAAAACATCGTATAATAGATACTTTAAAAGACATGGTTAGTGTTTTTGGGTTAGATCGTTATGTTGTGTTAGCTCGAGAATTAACTAAAATATGGGAATCTATTTATGGGGCTCCTGTTGGTCAATTATTATCTTGGGTACAAAAAGATCATTTCCGGATTCAAGGTGAAATAGTTTTAGTTGTAGCAGGAAATTGTTTGAAAAAGAATGAATTGTCTCCAAAAATACTTCGGGTCATGCGATTATTAGCATCTGAATTACCTGTAAAAAGAGCTGCAATTTTAGCAGGATATATATATGGTGTGCAAAAGAATATGCTTTATAAGCAGTATATAGATGAAAAATTAAATAAAATTAATGGATTAGATGTTATTGATTGATGACATAGTATAGAAAGAATGGTTATAATATTTTGAGGAGTTAACTAGACAATCGCTGCTTTTTTGTGTTTACAAGTGATTATATAGTTGTTGTAATTACAAATGAAGGGGAGGAAAGTCCGGGCTCCAAAGGGCAGAGTGCCAGGTAACACCTGGGGGATATTAATCTACGACAAGTGCAACAGAAAGAAAACCGCCGATAATTATTTATAATATGTTATAGAATAATATGGGTAAGGGTGAAAAGGCGTGGTAAGAGCACACCATCCGAATTGGTAACAATTCGCGTTATGTAAACTCCACTCGGAGCAAGGCTAAATAGAAGTTCAACAGTATGGTCCGTACTGAACTTGGGTAAGCTGCTGAAACTAGTGTGTGAATGCTAGTTTAGATGAATGATTGTCCGAGACAGAACCCGGCTTATCGGTTAACTCCTTTTAAAAAATTTTGAATATAGTCATCGTGTATGCTGTTGTTATTATTTCATAATGCAGGATATTTTTAGTATTGTATATTTAAATAATGTTTCTTCAGGAAAGATTATCTAAATTGTATTTAGATAGTAATCAAAATTACATTTAATAATTTGTGAGTTGTTGATCATAATATATTTTATGAGAAATGGTTGTTGTTTTTAGAATAGATATGTTTTGTACGTATTGTAATTTAATTTTTTAAAGATTTAATTAGTAGTTGGAATACATATTTTTAAACTAAATTTAATAAGAATAAAATAATAGTAGTCTTTATCAAAAGACGTTATGATATAAGAAGATATAAATAGATATCAACATTATATGCTGATATGCTTTATAAAAAATTATAGATTGGTTGTTTTTATAACGATTTTTCTGAAAAAAATTGAGAATTATAGTAATTAATTAGAAATTATTTATTTTGAAATGGAATCAGGGTGTTATTTTAGATTTTAATGAGGTAGTATATTTACGCTGTTAAAGGAAAAGTCATTTAATTAGGGTAAATTTGCTAATATAAATTATATTTATTTGAATAATTAAATATTTTGTGCGCTATGGAATTCAGTAAGTAATGAATATTTTAAAAGAATTACTAAACGTAGTTTTATGGCAAAACAATATTGTGTTTTTCCCTAATGTGAGATTAGCATTAGCTATTTATTCGTTAGCATTTCTTATTCTTTTTTTGGAAAATGCTATTATTCCAGCTGTTTTTTTGCCTGGAGATAGTTTGTTAGTGATATTAGGGGTATTAGTCGCAAAAGGTGTTTTAAACTTTGCTATTACTTTAGGAATTTTAACGATAGCTGTAAGCTTAGGCAGTTGGATTAGTTATTTACAAGGTAAGTTTTTGGAGAATAATAAAATTTTAAAACGTTGGCTATCTCTGTTACCTAATAAATTTTATCAAAGAGCGAATTATATGATCCATAAACATGGATTGTCCGCTCTTTTTATTGGTCGTTTTATAGCATTTGTGCGAACCGTTTTACCTGTTATTGCAGGAATATCTGGGCTAAGTTCCTTTCGTTTTCAATTATTCAATTGGATCAGTTCGTTTTTGTGGGTGTTTGTATTTATTGTATTAGGTTTCTTTTTAGAACGACTAGAATTTTTTCATACATATTATAATATGTAATAAAAAACTAATTATTATCAATAATAAGAGAAATGTAGGGTTTTATATTTTTTGATAATAAAAATGACCATGTGTACCATTCTGATGTGTTTTTTGTTATTAAGAATAAAACGTTAGATTTTTGACTGAAGAATAAATGATTTTTTTAAATACTTTAAAACATAAGGAATGGCCCCTGCTGGATTTGAACCAGCGACCAAGCGATTATGAGTCGCCTGCTCTAACCAATCTGAGCTAAGGGGCCTGGATGACTATCAATATGACATAAAGAACGTTCACCATTATATTAATAATTTTACCCCATGTACATAATAACTTTATTTCATTCATTAAATAAAATATTATGTTACATACATAATATAATATTTTTTATTAATTTTAATTTTTGCTACATTGTGTGATTTTTATTTATTGATGTGTTTGATTATCATAATGTATATCAATATTTTACAATAAAAAAAATAGTTATTTTTGATGTTATGTGTTGAATAATGTATTTATAAAGCTATATACGGTATCATGATTATAAAGAAACGAGTAATCATACTTTTTAGATGATATTTACTTAATCATCCAAAAAACTTCGCAATATTTCAGATCGACTAGGATGACGTAGTTTTCTTAAAGCTTTCGCCTCTATTTGACGAATACGTTCACGGGTTACATCAAATTGTTTACCCACCTCTTCTAGAGTATGATCAGTATTCATATCAATACCAAATCGCATACGCAATACTTTAGCTTCTCTTGGAGTCAATCCAGAAAGTATATCATGAGTAGCAGTACGTAAATTATCTGAAGTTGCTGAATCTAAAGGTAAATCATGATTAGTATCTTCAATAAAATCCCCAAGATGAGAATCTTCATCATCTCCTACAGGAGTTTCCATAGAAATAGGTTCTTTAGCAATTTTTAACACTTTTCTAATTTTATCTTCTGACATAAGCATACGCTCTGCTAGTTCTTCTGGCGTTGGTTCATGTCCTATTTCTTGTAGCATTTGTCGAGAAACTCGGTTAAGTTTATTAATAGTTTCTATCATATGGACTGGGATTCGAATAGTACGTGCTTGATCGGCTATCGATCTAGTAATTGCTTGACGAATCCACCAAGTAGCGTAAGTGGAAAATTTATAACCACGACGATACTCAAATTTATCTACGGCTTTCATTAAACCAATATTACCTTCTTGTATTAAATCTAAAAATTGTAATCCTCTATTTGTATATTTTTTAGCAATAGATATAACTAAACGAAGATTAGCTTCAACCATTTCTTTTTTAGCTCTTCGAGCTTTAGCTTCTCCAATAGACATACGACGGTTAATATCTTTCACTTGTTCTATTGTTAGTCCTGTTTCTTTTTCAATTTGATGTAATTTTGATAAACTATTCTGCACATCTTCATCAACTTTATATAATTTTTCTGACCATGATGTGTGCATAGATAAAGCTGTATTAAACCATGTTTTATTCGTTTGGTTTCCTGAAAATAACGCTATGAAATTTTTTTTTGGCATTTTACTAATCTCGACACATAATTTCATAATTAAGCGTTCTTGTTTACGTACTCGTTCCATCATAGAGCGCATATTATTAACTAAATAATCAAATTGTTTTGGAACTAATCTAAATTGTTTAAATATTTCAGAGAGTTTTAAAATTTCTTTTGATGATTTAATGTGATTTCGTCCATTATATTTAATTGTTTTACGTGTTATATCATACTGATTACGTAGTGCTGTAAATTTTACATAGGCTATTTCTGGATCAATGTTATTTTCATCATTATTTTCTTCTTCATCGTCATCAGATATTGATTCAGTTGTAACTTCAGCAGTTATGTGATTGATGTTTGTGTGTATTGATATATTTTCATTTATATCAGGATCTACAAAACCCGTAATTAAATCTGAAAGGCGTGTTTCACCGGTTTCCACGCGTTTATATTGTTCTAAAAGATAAGTAATTGCTTCTGGATATTCAGAAACTGAACATTGTACTTGGTTTATTCCGTCTTCAATTCTTTTAGCAATATCTATTTCACCTTCTCGTGTTAATAATTCTACAGTACCCATTTCTCGCATATACATTCGTACTGGATCAGTTGTCCTGCCTAACTCTGAGTCAACGTTAGTCAATGCTTGCACAGCTGCTTCTGTTGCATCTTCCTCATCATTAGTAGAATGAGTGTGTTCGATTAATAAAAACTCGTCGGAATTAGGGGCTTCTTCCATGACTTGAATACCCATATCATTCATCATTTGGATTATATTTTCGATTTGACCAGGATCCACGATGTCTTCTGGCAAATGATCATTAACTTCAGAAAAAGTTAAGTATCCTTGTTCTTTCCCGAGTGTGACGAGCAACTTAAGTTGTGATTGTGGGTTATGTTCCATAAAATACTCCCACGTTTCAAAATAATATTTATATTTAAAAGTTTAATAGTGGTGTAATATCCCATCTATCGATGATATGTAGTAAATGATTGCAAAAATAATTTCATTCAGGAGGTATCTTCATGATTGTTTTCATTAGTGACATTAAATCCAAAGAGTTTGTAATTTTTATATTAATGTTTCGATAATGTTTGATTTAATAACCATAATTCTTGACGTTCTTGCGTTGTTAGACCAGATGTACGATCACGAGCAATAAGTAACTCTTGGCGTTTTTCAAGAGTCAGATTATATAATTTGGTCAAAGCATCAACAAAAGTAGTCTCTATCATATCATTTGTAATTAAATGATTCCAATATGCTAGCGATTCAAGTTTTGAAAAAAATTTATTTCCACGATAATGTTCTAATAATTGCGCAGAAGTTGATATTGGATATGTTTTACATATTTGAATTAAATCAATAAACATTACAATATCATTCTGTTTCAATTGTTCTAATCCTTGTACACTTGGTACTAATTTAGAAAGTCGTGGATTTTGTATTAATAATCCTACCAGTATGTGCCCTATGCTGTTATTTACATAACATCTGTTTATTTTATTAGTATATGTAACAGGTTTTCTTGTTAGCAATTGACTTAATTTATTATCATCTAAAATCCCTATTTTATTGCCTAATTGTTGCAGTAAACATAATTTCAGTGTTTGCCCTGGAATTTTTTTAAGTATAGGTAATATCAGACTACTTAATTTAACTCGACCTGATAATGTTTGTAAATTTGTTTTTTTTGATAATGTTTCAAATAAAAAATTTGATAAATCTTGTGTTTGAGTTAACCTTTTTAAAAAGTTGTCTTTTCCTATTTTACGTATTAATGTATCTGGATCTTCTCCATGAGGCAAAAATGCGAAATGTATTTGACGTTCATCAGTAAGATACGGAAGGGCAGTATTTAATGTACGCCAAGCAGCTTTTTTACCAGCATAATCGCCATCATAACAACAAATGATTTGATCAGTAATACTATACAACAATCGAATATGATTATCAGTAGTAGACGTTCCTAAAGCAGCAACTGCATAATTAATACCAAATTGTGTTAACGTGATAACATCAATATAACCTTCTACCAAAAGTATGCAAGAGAGATTTTTGTGTTTCATACGCGCTTCATATAAGCCATATAAATGTTGACTTTTTTTAAAAATTTCGGTATCTGGTGAGTTTAAATACTTGGGTATTTTGTTTTGAGTAATAACACGACCTCCGAATGCCACAATTCTTCCTGTTATATCTCGTATAGGAAATATCAATCGGTCACGAAAGCGATCATATTTATATTTTTTTGTATTACTACTAATTAACATACCTGATTGGTCAAGTAATTTTTGATCGTATAATGTAAGACCAAATTTTTGTATTATATTATTCCATCTGGGTGGAGCAAATCCAATATTGAAATCATCAATAGTTTTGGTATTTAATCCACGATTTTTCAAATATTTGTAAGCGTATAAATATTTTTTTTGGGTTAAGATATTTTTATAGTATGCGCATAATTTATTCATTAACTGATATAAGTTATTTTTTAGATAATTATTGCGCTTACAAACATTTAGATTTTTTTCTATTGAGATTCCGTGCATGATCGATAGTTCTTTGATAGCTTCAAGAAATGTAAGTCGATCATAATGCATCAAAAAATCTATCACATTTCCATGTGATCCACAGCTGAAGCAATAATAGAACTGTTTTTCGATATTAACAGTAAATGATGGATGTTTTTCAGTATGAAATGGACAACAGGCTAAAAAATTCTTTCCTTGTTTTTTTAAAGGAACGCGTTGACTAATTAAATCAACAATATTAGTACGTGATATCAATTCATTAATTACTGTATTTGGGATTCGGGTAATTGTCTCGCCTTAGCTCATGTTATTGAGAACAGATAACATAATGATTATCATCATGGATGGTTGAATGTCATATATGTAGGTAAATGTGCCCTGGTATTTTATAATTAGAAAAATAATTTTTATTGTTTAATTTTTGCACATGAAAAACCACGAGCTTATTTAATATAAGCGAATACGTCTTAAATTTTCTCGAGATAGTTTTTTTATATGACGTTTAATAGCCGATGCTTTGGCTCGTTTACGTTCTGTAGTTGGTTTTTCATAAAATTCTCTACGACGTACTTCAGATAAAATTCCTGATTTTTCACAAGATCTTTTAAAACGACGTAACGCTACATCAAATGATTCGTTTTCACGCACTTTAATTATTGGCATATATCTGTCTCTATTATTTAATATTTTGATTGAGGATTATTGTTATTTTATTTATATAAATAACTATATTTTTACTATTTTGTAATATAGCATTAAATATTATGACATGAAATATAAATAGTGTGAGTATTTTGTAATTGTCAATTAAATATGGAGTATTATATGCGTGTTTTAGGTATTGAAACTTCATGTGATGAAACAGGCGTAGCAATTTATGATCAACATAAAGGGTTATTAGCTAATGAAGTATATAGTCAAAGTGAATTGCATGCTGATTATGGCGGGGTTGTTCCTGAATTAGCTGCTCGTGATCATGTTCGAAAAATAGTTCCTTTAATTTCATGTACACTAAATCGAGCGCGTTTAGAGCCAAAAAATATTGATGGAATAGCATACACTGCTGGACCTGGATTGATGGGTGCCTTATTGGTCGGAGCAACTGTTGCTAGGACACTTGCGTATGCTTGGAAAATACCCGCTATCGATATTCATCATATGGAAGCTCATTTATTAGCGCCAATGTTAGAAAAAAAAGTTCCTACTTTTCCATTTATAGCATTATTAGTATCTGGCGGACACACTCAACTTGTGTCTGCAAGCAATATAGGGGAATATAAAATATTAGGAGAATCTATTGATGATGCTGTTGGAGAAGTGTTTGATAAGATTGCTATATTGTTAGGATTAAAATATCCTGGAGGAGCTTTATTATCAAAAATGGCTCAGAAGGGTATTTCGAAGCGTTATGTATTTCCTCGTCCTATGATTGATCGCCCCGGTTTGAATTTTAGTTTTTCTGGTTTAAAAACTTGTACGGTAAATACTATTATGTCAAATTCTCATGATGCTCAAAATTGTGCTGATATTGCACGTGCGTTTGAAGATGCAATTATTGAAACATTAGCAATCAAATGTCGCCGTGCCTTAAATCAAACTGGATTAAAATGTTTAGTGATATCTGGAGGTGTTAGCGCTAACCATGCGTTAAGGTCGTATCTTTTGAAGATGATGTATACCTTACAAGGAAGCTTGTTTTATCCTAGACCGGAGTTTTGTACAGATAATGGCGCAATGGTGGCTTACGCTGGATTAATTAGACTAAAGGCTGGATTATTTAGTGATTTACCAATTTTAGTAAGACCACGCTGGTCATTAGAAGATCTTCCACGAATAAAGCAATCATTATAATTTGCGTGTTAGTAATATTTTATGTTATTTACGCCAAATACGGTTTTCTTTGTGATGCCATAATCGTTTAATATTAGCTGCATGCTTTATTACAACTAAAGAAGATATTATGATGGTTGGCAGTAAATATTGAGATTGAAAATGCCAAGCATAACAAGGTATAATGAACGCAGTAACGATAGCTCCTAGCGAGGAATATCCAAAAGATAGCACAGTCAACGTCCAGGAACTGATCATAACTATGGAAAGATGCAGGTCTATGGTTGTAAGGACTCCAAATGCGGTAGCTACCCCTTTTCCTCCATAAAATTTAAAAAATATGGGGTACATGTGTCCCAGACAGGAAAAAACAGCCGTAGCTCCTAAAAAAATAGGTGAAATTTTTAAATGATATCCCAACCACATTGGGATTGCTCCTTTTAATATATCAAACAAAATTACACTAATTGCAATTTTAAGACCTGCGATGCGTAAAATATTAGTAGCACCGGGATTTTTAGAGCCAAAATTTCTTGGGTCTGGAAAACGTAATATTTTGCATATTAAAATAGCGCTAGATATTGACCCTAAAAAATAAGCAAATATCGTTATTAGAATAGAAAAAAAAATCATAATAATTAATTTATTGATATTTAATAGCAATTATTGCATATATTTTACATATATATGTGTGTATATTAAATAGTCAATATCATTTAAATAAATAATTTTTATGTAATTGAATATAATATATGATGGATATCTTATTTATCGATCGACTGACAGTAATGGCGTATATCGGTATAAATGATTGGGAAAAAAATTGTTTGCAAAAATTAATTTTTGATTTGCAATTGTCATGTAATACTGAATTTTTTGAAGATCATCAAAGTGTAGTGTCTTATATTGATTATACTCATGTAAATCAAGTCATACTTAGTTTAGTGAGCCAGAAACATTTTTACTTAATAGAAGATGTTGCTAATTTAATAGCAAACACATTGATAGAAAAATTTTGTATTTACTGGGTTCGTGTAAAAGTGAATAAACCTGGTGCAATTCATAATGCTTGTAATGTTGGTATATGTGTTGAGCGAAAGAATAAAACACTTCTCAAGTCTTTAAAAAAGAGTTAGTTTGTTGAAAAGTGTATGGATGTATCTATAAGATAAGAAAAATTTTTAAATAAGTATAATTATTTCTATATACCATGAGTAACGTGGTGATACATATGTCAATGATTTATATTACGTTAAATATTATAGCCTATGTTATTGATGTTAGATCATTAATATTAGATGTACGTAGATTAGTTTTTTCATTGATTTTGGGGATAGTAGAAGGTTTAACAGAATTTCTTCCTATTTCTTCAACAGGGCATATGATATTAGTAGAAAATATTTTAAATTGCATGGATGATTCAGTCATAGCTTTTACTGTGATTATTCAATTAGGTGCTATTTTGTCTATAACAAAAATTTTTTGGAGTCAATTATATGGTATGAGTATGATTTGTATAAAAAAAATATTTTTTAAACAACATGATGATCATAATCATTTATGTATTCGGCATATATTTTTAGGAACGTTTCCAGGAATAATGTTAGGTATGATTTTTTATGAAAAAATTGGTTTGATTTTTGAGTTAACATATATTATGTATGGTTTGATAATTGGAGGGATTTTTTTATTAGTTGGAGAATTATGTGCATCTAAAGAACCACGTGTATCACGTATCAATAATATAACTTATTTGCAAGCTTTTTTAATTGGGTGTTTTCAATGTTTAGCTTTTTGGCCGGGATTTTCTCGTGCTGGTGCTACTATCGGAGGAGGATTAGTAGTTGGGCTTGATCGGCGTATATCATCAGAGTTTTCATTTTTTTTAGCGGTGCCTATTATATTTGGTTCTGCGGTATTAACCTTATATCATTATAGATCTTGTATTGGTCTCATGGATGTTTTGTTATTGATAGCGGGTAGTGCTACAGCATTTTTTATAGCATTATTTACTGTAAGATATTTTTTGAAAATAGTTAAAAATGTTTCTTTAATTCCTTTTGCTATATATCGATTTTTATTGGCAGGAGGTATTTATTGGGGGTTAATGACATGATTTACATTAATGTGCTTGATAAAAATTTAAAATTATTAGATATTTGCATTGGTTAATGTGCTTTGTGTTGAATATTAAAGAATATAATTATTATTATAATGGTAACTATTGTTGTGATTTATATAAAAACA
This genomic interval from Candidatus Blochmanniella pennsylvanica str. BPEN contains the following:
- the dolP gene encoding division/outer membrane stress-associated lipid-binding lipoprotein: MNTSCHISQALLILFSILMLQACCSGMLAIGTAAFITTAWNDPRTIGTQLDDNILENHIAYALKKNKHIKKSTRIKNAVYQGNVLLTGQTHSMSCAEEAIKTVMKINGTKNIYNAIRQDKPICIQSILTDIWISTQIRLNFFIKSNIHASNIKIITENKEVFLLGQVTHEESKCAEKIAHAIDGVKNVFTAFSYTS
- the rsmI gene encoding 16S rRNA (cytidine(1402)-2'-O)-methyltransferase, with protein sequence MLPSIPNFVSALYIVPTPIGNLQDITYRALSVLRQVDCIAAEDTRRTRILLDFFSIHTSLYILHQHNEYKRIPMLISKLQRGLSIALVSDAGTPLINDPGYCLVQSCQKLKIRVIPLPGPCAAITALCGSGLPSDRFCFEGFLPHKHKLRIDRLRDLSEESRTLIFYDVKHRIIDTLKDMVSVFGLDRYVVLARELTKIWESIYGAPVGQLLSWVQKDHFRIQGEIVLVVAGNCLKKNELSPKILRVMRLLASELPVKRAAILAGYIYGVQKNMLYKQYIDEKLNKINGLDVID
- a CDS encoding DedA family protein; the protein is MNILKELLNVVLWQNNIVFFPNVRLALAIYSLAFLILFLENAIIPAVFLPGDSLLVILGVLVAKGVLNFAITLGILTIAVSLGSWISYLQGKFLENNKILKRWLSLLPNKFYQRANYMIHKHGLSALFIGRFIAFVRTVLPVIAGISGLSSFRFQLFNWISSFLWVFVFIVLGFFLERLEFFHTYYNM
- the rpoD gene encoding RNA polymerase sigma factor RpoD, with amino-acid sequence MEHNPQSQLKLLVTLGKEQGYLTFSEVNDHLPEDIVDPGQIENIIQMMNDMGIQVMEEAPNSDEFLLIEHTHSTNDEEDATEAAVQALTNVDSELGRTTDPVRMYMREMGTVELLTREGEIDIAKRIEDGINQVQCSVSEYPEAITYLLEQYKRVETGETRLSDLITGFVDPDINENISIHTNINHITAEVTTESISDDDEEENNDENNIDPEIAYVKFTALRNQYDITRKTIKYNGRNHIKSSKEILKLSEIFKQFRLVPKQFDYLVNNMRSMMERVRKQERLIMKLCVEISKMPKKNFIALFSGNQTNKTWFNTALSMHTSWSEKLYKVDEDVQNSLSKLHQIEKETGLTIEQVKDINRRMSIGEAKARRAKKEMVEANLRLVISIAKKYTNRGLQFLDLIQEGNIGLMKAVDKFEYRRGYKFSTYATWWIRQAITRSIADQARTIRIPVHMIETINKLNRVSRQMLQEIGHEPTPEELAERMLMSEDKIRKVLKIAKEPISMETPVGDDEDSHLGDFIEDTNHDLPLDSATSDNLRTATHDILSGLTPREAKVLRMRFGIDMNTDHTLEEVGKQFDVTRERIRQIEAKALRKLRHPSRSEILRSFLDD
- the dnaG gene encoding DNA primase, with translation MTRIPNTVINELISRTNIVDLISQRVPLKKQGKNFLACCPFHTEKHPSFTVNIEKQFYYCFSCGSHGNVIDFLMHYDRLTFLEAIKELSIMHGISIEKNLNVCKRNNYLKNNLYQLMNKLCAYYKNILTQKKYLYAYKYLKNRGLNTKTIDDFNIGFAPPRWNNIIQKFGLTLYDQKLLDQSGMLISSNTKKYKYDRFRDRLIFPIRDITGRIVAFGGRVITQNKIPKYLNSPDTEIFKKSQHLYGLYEARMKHKNLSCILLVEGYIDVITLTQFGINYAVAALGTSTTDNHIRLLYSITDQIICCYDGDYAGKKAAWRTLNTALPYLTDERQIHFAFLPHGEDPDTLIRKIGKDNFLKRLTQTQDLSNFLFETLSKKTNLQTLSGRVKLSSLILPILKKIPGQTLKLCLLQQLGNKIGILDDNKLSQLLTRKPVTYTNKINRCYVNNSIGHILVGLLIQNPRLSKLVPSVQGLEQLKQNDIVMFIDLIQICKTYPISTSAQLLEHYRGNKFFSKLESLAYWNHLITNDMIETTFVDALTKLYNLTLEKRQELLIARDRTSGLTTQERQELWLLNQTLSKH
- the rpsU gene encoding 30S ribosomal protein S21, yielding MPIIKVRENESFDVALRRFKRSCEKSGILSEVRRREFYEKPTTERKRAKASAIKRHIKKLSRENLRRIRLY
- the tsaD gene encoding tRNA (adenosine(37)-N6)-threonylcarbamoyltransferase complex transferase subunit TsaD; this encodes MRVLGIETSCDETGVAIYDQHKGLLANEVYSQSELHADYGGVVPELAARDHVRKIVPLISCTLNRARLEPKNIDGIAYTAGPGLMGALLVGATVARTLAYAWKIPAIDIHHMEAHLLAPMLEKKVPTFPFIALLVSGGHTQLVSASNIGEYKILGESIDDAVGEVFDKIAILLGLKYPGGALLSKMAQKGISKRYVFPRPMIDRPGLNFSFSGLKTCTVNTIMSNSHDAQNCADIARAFEDAIIETLAIKCRRALNQTGLKCLVISGGVSANHALRSYLLKMMYTLQGSLFYPRPEFCTDNGAMVAYAGLIRLKAGLFSDLPILVRPRWSLEDLPRIKQSL
- the plsY gene encoding glycerol-3-phosphate 1-O-acyltransferase PlsY; amino-acid sequence: MIFFSILITIFAYFLGSISSAILICKILRFPDPRNFGSKNPGATNILRIAGLKIAISVILFDILKGAIPMWLGYHLKISPIFLGATAVFSCLGHMYPIFFKFYGGKGVATAFGVLTTIDLHLSIVMISSWTLTVLSFGYSSLGAIVTAFIIPCYAWHFQSQYLLPTIIISSLVVIKHAANIKRLWHHKENRIWRK
- a CDS encoding dihydroneopterin aldolase; this encodes MMDILFIDRLTVMAYIGINDWEKNCLQKLIFDLQLSCNTEFFEDHQSVVSYIDYTHVNQVILSLVSQKHFYLIEDVANLIANTLIEKFCIYWVRVKVNKPGAIHNACNVGICVERKNKTLLKSLKKS
- the uppP gene encoding undecaprenyl-diphosphatase UppP; protein product: MSMIYITLNIIAYVIDVRSLILDVRRLVFSLILGIVEGLTEFLPISSTGHMILVENILNCMDDSVIAFTVIIQLGAILSITKIFWSQLYGMSMICIKKIFFKQHDDHNHLCIRHIFLGTFPGIMLGMIFYEKIGLIFELTYIMYGLIIGGIFLLVGELCASKEPRVSRINNITYLQAFLIGCFQCLAFWPGFSRAGATIGGGLVVGLDRRISSEFSFFLAVPIIFGSAVLTLYHYRSCIGLMDVLLLIAGSATAFFIALFTVRYFLKIVKNVSLIPFAIYRFLLAGGIYWGLMT